One window from the genome of Malacoplasma penetrans HF-2 encodes:
- the hsdR gene encoding EcoAI/FtnUII family type I restriction enzme subunit R: MSYSQILKKLLKLNIILVKKHHPPRYYQRVAINKTVEEVAKGKNKLLLVLATGTGKTYVAFQIIWRLWKSGIKKKILYLADRNILIDQTIAGDFKPFKNSLYKIEKRNMDTSYQIYLSLYQQLSESNEEDNLELLKRSFKPDFFDLIIVDECHRGSARNDSNWRKILEYFDSATKIGMTATPKETSEISNIDYFGEPIYTYSLKDGINDGYLAPFEVIRFNTNIDSFGYRPEKGKLDVEGNLVEDRFYNPRDINTKIVIEERDKLVAKCITDFLKKTDRNKKTIVFCVDIEHAERMRRALANENSDLCAKDSRYVMRITGDESTGKGESENFCDDDLDYPTIVTTSKLLTTGVNCRTCKVIVLDNNFGENGMTEFKQIIGRGTRIQEDKNKLYFTILDFNGASRFFADEKFNGPEIKSLDYDLKDFTGDGFTYNFPEDEIDDTEDGIETRKKIYVNSEEVKLVSEIKQYYDEEGKIITQDFKLFEVDARDYILKEFGQYNDFLNFWKDKDKRVIILNELENKGFFIKKIRELFNSDSSVDDFDLLCKIAYGMKPITRKERANKPKVIEILDQQPEERRKILEVLLEQYSNGNLQDFADENNLKLKEINNKWSIIEVIEIFGGKNNYTDAVNDIHNALYS, from the coding sequence TTGAGTTATTCCCAAATCTTAAAAAAATTATTGAAACTCAATATCATTCTGGTGAAGAAACACCATCCACCACGTTACTATCAAAGAGTTGCAATAAATAAAACAGTTGAAGAAGTTGCTAAAGGTAAGAATAAATTGTTATTAGTTTTAGCTACTGGAACAGGTAAAACTTATGTTGCTTTCCAAATAATTTGGCGTTTGTGGAAATCGGGAATAAAAAAGAAAATCTTATATTTAGCAGATAGAAATATTTTGATAGACCAAACTATTGCTGGAGACTTTAAACCTTTTAAAAATAGTTTATATAAAATTGAAAAAAGAAATATGGACACTTCTTATCAAATTTACTTATCTTTATACCAACAATTAAGTGAATCGAATGAAGAAGATAATTTAGAACTTTTGAAACGAAGTTTTAAGCCTGATTTTTTTGATTTAATAATTGTTGATGAATGTCATAGAGGAAGTGCGAGAAATGATTCTAATTGAAGAAAAATATTAGAATATTTTGATTCTGCTACAAAAATTGGTATGACTGCTACCCCAAAAGAAACTAGTGAAATATCAAATATAGATTATTTTGGAGAACCTATTTATACTTACTCACTTAAAGATGGGATAAATGATGGCTACTTAGCTCCATTTGAAGTTATTAGATTTAATACAAATATTGACAGTTTTGGTTATAGACCTGAAAAAGGTAAATTGGATGTAGAGGGAAATTTGGTAGAAGATAGGTTCTATAATCCTAGAGATATTAATACAAAAATTGTTATAGAAGAAAGAGATAAATTGGTAGCCAAGTGTATAACAGATTTTTTGAAGAAAACAGATAGAAATAAAAAAACAATAGTTTTTTGTGTGGATATTGAACACGCTGAAAGAATGCGTAGAGCTTTAGCGAATGAAAACTCAGATTTATGTGCAAAAGATAGCAGGTATGTAATGCGTATAACTGGTGATGAATCAACAGGAAAAGGAGAATCGGAAAATTTTTGTGATGATGATTTAGACTACCCAACAATTGTTACAACTTCAAAATTGTTAACTACTGGTGTTAATTGCAGAACATGTAAAGTTATTGTTTTGGACAACAATTTTGGCGAAAATGGCATGACTGAATTTAAACAAATTATAGGGAGAGGGACTAGAATTCAAGAAGATAAAAATAAGTTATATTTTACTATTCTTGATTTTAATGGGGCTTCTAGATTTTTTGCTGATGAAAAATTTAATGGTCCAGAAATAAAAAGCTTAGATTATGATTTAAAAGATTTTACAGGTGATGGTTTTACTTATAATTTTCCTGAAGATGAAATCGATGACACAGAAGATGGGATTGAAACAAGAAAGAAAATTTATGTTAATAGTGAAGAAGTAAAGCTAGTTTCTGAAATTAAACAATACTATGATGAAGAAGGTAAAATCATAACACAAGACTTTAAATTATTTGAAGTTGATGCGAGAGATTATATATTAAAAGAGTTTGGTCAATATAATGATTTTTTGAATTTTTGAAAGGATAAAGACAAAAGAGTAATAATCTTAAATGAATTGGAAAATAAAGGTTTTTTTATTAAAAAAATAAGAGAATTGTTTAATTCTGATTCTAGTGTTGATGATTTTGATTTACTTTGTAAAATTGCTTATGGAATGAAACCAATAACTAGAAAAGAAAGAGCAAACAAACCAAAAGTTATTGAAATTCTAGATCAACAACCTGAAGAAAGAAGAAAAATATTAGAAGTTTTATTGGAACAATATTCAAATGGTAATTTACAAGATTTTGCAGATGAAAATAATCTTAAATTGAAGGAGATTAATAATAAATGATCCATTATAGAGGTTATTGAAATTTTTGGTGGGAAAAATAATTATACTGATGCAGTAAATGATATCCACAATGCTTTATATAGTTAA
- a CDS encoding type I restriction enzyme HsdR N-terminal domain-containing protein, with amino-acid sequence MSGSKTKLNEEEVKYNYITPALEKAGWLKNQIRMEYLTKGKIIIHEGKAKRENPKKADYVLFYKDNLPLAVVEAKSGSYSISYGMQQAKDYAERLNIRFAFSSNGKGFSFCDLEKGTEVIIPMDNFPSPEELYNKKYKEEFELFPNLKKIIETQYHSGEETPSTTLLSKSCNK; translated from the coding sequence ATGAGTGGTTCTAAAACAAAACTAAATGAAGAAGAAGTTAAATACAACTATATTACACCAGCACTTGAAAAAGCTGGATGATTGAAAAACCAAATTAGAATGGAATATTTAACTAAAGGGAAAATCATAATTCATGAAGGAAAAGCAAAAAGAGAAAACCCTAAAAAAGCAGACTATGTTCTTTTTTATAAAGACAACTTACCTTTAGCTGTAGTCGAAGCAAAAAGCGGATCTTATTCTATAAGTTATGGTATGCAGCAAGCAAAAGATTATGCAGAAAGATTAAATATTAGATTTGCTTTTAGCTCTAATGGTAAAGGTTTTTCATTTTGTGATTTAGAAAAAGGAACTGAAGTTATTATTCCAATGGACAATTTTCCTTCACCTGAGGAACTATATAACAAAAAATATAAAGAAGAATTTGAGTTATTCCCAAATCTTAAAAAAATTATTGAAACTCAATATCATTCTGGTGAAGAAACACCATCCACCACGTTACTATCAAAGAGTTGCAATAAATAA
- the mnmA gene encoding tRNA 2-thiouridine(34) synthase MnmA — MKKVIVGISGGVDSSVSAYLLKLRGYDVMGVFMQNWDPYINKESNNDAIKSKLDTCEAEYDYQIASKVCQRLGIKLERINFIKEYWDMVFEPFLDEYKKGLTPNPDILCNKYIKFGAFHKYCFENFDCDYIATGHYADVRFNQANNIYELLEAKDIEKDQTYFLCSLNQSQLSKSIFPLADLTKKEVREIANKIGLDNWDKKDSTGICFIGERNFKNFLHNYIDKKPGKIIDIDTSKEVGTHEGIHFYTIGQRKGLNLGGNSSRYFVCKKDISNNILYVTSNESKLKNLSSVVATCSYFNWIGYVPNNNKVEIRIRHSKNKINGHFKILKDNVVQFEFDSPEVISPGQYIVAYQKGVCLGGGPIKDNINE, encoded by the coding sequence ATGAAAAAAGTAATTGTAGGAATTTCAGGTGGTGTAGATTCTTCAGTATCTGCATATTTATTAAAGCTTAGAGGATATGATGTAATGGGTGTTTTCATGCAAAACTGAGACCCATACATTAATAAAGAATCTAATAATGATGCTATCAAAAGCAAACTAGATACTTGTGAAGCTGAATATGATTATCAAATAGCAAGTAAAGTTTGTCAAAGATTAGGAATTAAACTTGAAAGAATAAATTTTATTAAAGAATACTGAGATATGGTGTTTGAACCATTTTTAGATGAATATAAAAAAGGGTTAACACCAAATCCAGATATTTTATGTAATAAATATATTAAGTTTGGAGCATTTCATAAATATTGCTTTGAAAATTTTGATTGTGATTATATAGCAACTGGACATTATGCAGATGTAAGGTTTAATCAAGCAAATAATATTTATGAATTGCTAGAAGCAAAAGATATAGAAAAAGATCAAACATATTTTTTATGTTCTTTAAATCAGTCACAATTATCTAAATCTATTTTTCCTTTAGCAGATTTAACTAAAAAAGAAGTTAGAGAAATAGCTAATAAAATAGGCTTAGATAATTGGGATAAAAAAGACTCAACTGGTATTTGTTTTATTGGGGAAAGAAACTTTAAAAACTTTTTACATAACTACATAGATAAAAAACCTGGAAAGATTATTGATATTGATACTTCAAAAGAAGTAGGAACCCATGAAGGAATCCACTTCTATACAATAGGACAAAGAAAAGGATTGAATTTAGGTGGTAATAGTTCAAGATACTTTGTTTGTAAAAAAGATATATCTAATAATATTTTGTATGTAACTTCTAATGAATCAAAACTTAAGAACTTAAGTTCAGTAGTTGCAACTTGTAGTTATTTTAATTGGATTGGTTATGTTCCAAATAATAACAAAGTTGAAATTAGAATTAGACATAGTAAGAACAAAATTAATGGACACTTTAAAATCTTAAAAGATAATGTAGTTCAATTTGAGTTTGATTCACCTGAAGTTATCTCTCCTGGTCAATATATAGTAGCTTATCAAAAGGGAGTTTGTTTAGGTGGTGGTCCAATAAAAGATAATATTAATGAATAA